Proteins encoded in a region of the Coffea eugenioides isolate CCC68of chromosome 4, Ceug_1.0, whole genome shotgun sequence genome:
- the LOC113767705 gene encoding U2 small nuclear ribonucleoprotein B'', which yields MAGAGIHPYHQQWPPAAAPPPPPVAAPPPPPPPHPHPAPIPMDNHNRLPIDEVRTIFISGLPEDVKERELQNLLRWLPGYEASQVNFKGEHPMGFALFATPQQAIAAKDALRDLVFDAESNSILHTEMAKKNLFVKRGIVADSNAYDQSKRLRTGGDYTHTGYSSPSLFHPPPAPVWGPHGYMAPAPPPYDPYAGYPVAPVPMPAPAPVSAPSSYVPVQNTKDNPPCNTLFIGNLGENINEEELRSLFSAQPGFKQMKVLRQERHTVCFIEFEDVNSATNVHHNLQGAVIPSSGSVGMRIQYSKNPFGRRKDSNHPAVAPGANGAVPTMTYQ from the exons ATGGCTGGTGCCGGAATTCACCCCTACCACCAGCAATGGCCTCCGGCCGCAGCTCCTCCTCCGCCTCCAGTCGctgctcctcctcctccaccccCACCGCATCCTCACCCTGCTCCTATCCCCATGGATAATCATAACCGCCTTCCCATCGATGAG GTTCGGACAATTTTCATATCTGGGCTGCCTGAGGACGTCAAGGAGAGAGAGCTGCAGAACCTACTGAGATGGTTGCCGGGATACGAGGCGTCTCAGGTCAACTTCAAAGGCGAACATCCCATGGGATTTGCCCTCTTTGCCACTCCTCAGCAAGCTATTGCTGCCAAGGATGCCCTTCGG GATTTGGTTTTTGATGCCGAATCAAATTCGATATTGCACACTGAGATGGCCAAGAAGAATCTTTTTGTAAAGAGGG GGATAGTTGCGGACTCAAATGCATATGATCAGAGTAAACGATTGCGAACTGGTGGTGATTATACGCACACAGGTTATTCAAGTCCATCTCTTTTTCATCCTCCTCCAGCACCTGTTTGGGGGCCCCATGG GTATATGGCTCCAGCCCCCCCACCATATGATCCATATGCTGGTTATCCTGTTGCTCCAGTACCAATGCCTGCTCCTGCCCCTGTTTCGGCTCCAAGCAGTTATGTACCTGTTCAG AACACTAAGGACAACCCGCCATGCAACACACTGTTCATTGGAAATCTTGGAGAGAACATAAATGAGGAAGAGCTCAGGAGTCTTTTCAGCGC ACAACCTGGTTTTAAGCAGATGAAGGTATTGAGGCAGGAAAGACACACAGTCTGCTTCATTGAGTTTGAA GATGTCAATAGTGCTACCAATGTGCATCATAATTTGCAGGGTGCTGTCATACCTAGCTCTGGTTCGGTTGGCATGCGGATCCA GTATTCCAAGAACCCATTTGGGAGAAGGAAGGATTCCAACCATCCAGCAGTTGCTCCCGGTGCTAATGGAGCCGTGCCAACTATGACCTACCAGTAG